In Prunus dulcis chromosome 2, ALMONDv2, whole genome shotgun sequence, a single genomic region encodes these proteins:
- the LOC117617628 gene encoding ankyrin repeat-containing protein ITN1, with translation MATSIEQGGGDRDLEKGLMTPTQNQNPLAEPSPSPSPSPSPSSTASAPALVLSNSGKRMDQAGKKKYVKQVTGRHNDTELHLAAQRADLAAVQKILGDIDSQMVGTVSGPEFDSEVAEVRAAVVNEVNELGETALFTAADRGHLDVVKELLKYSNKDSVTKKNRSGFDPLHIAACRGHHAIVQVLLDHDPGLSKTIGPSNATPLISAAQRGHIAVVDELLSKDCTLLEISKSNGKNALHLAARGGHVEIVRALLSKDPQLARRTDKKGQTALHMAVKGTNCDVVKLLLEADSAIVMLPDKFGNTALHVATRKKRAEIVNELLLLPDSNVNALNRETKTALDIADALPPSEESSDIRGCLYRYGAVKANELNQPRDELRKTVTQIKNDVHIQLEQTKKTNKNVHNISKELRKLHREGINNATNSVTVVAVLFATVAFAAIFTVPGGDKNDGTAVVVKSPPFKIFFIFNAIALFTSLAVVVVQITLVRGETKAEKRVVEIINKLMWLASVCTSVAFMASSYIVVGQHNKWAAILVTVVGGMIMAAVLGTMTYYVVKSKRIRSTRKKEKHARRSGSNSWMPSDYSNSEIDRIYAL, from the exons ATGGCGACCTCAATTGAACAAG GAGGAGGTGATAGGGACTTAGAGAAAGGTCTGATGACTCCAACACAGAACCAAAACCCTCTGGCCGAGCCTTCGCCTTCGCCATCGCCATCGCCATCGCCGTCGTCGACGGCGTCGGCACCGGCCTTGGTCCTGTCCAACTCCGGCAAGCGCATGGACCAGGCGGGAAAGAAGAAGTACGTGAAGCAGGTCACCGGTCGCCACAACGACACTGAGCTCCACTTGGCTGCTCAGCGCGCCGATCTAGCCGCCGTACAGAAGATTCTCGGTGATATCGATTCGCAGATGGTGGGGACCGTCAGTGGGCCCGAGTTTGATTCGGAGGTGGCTGAGGTACGGGCGGCGGTGGTGAATGAGGTGAATGAGCTGGGGGAGACTGCCTTGTTCACGGCCGCCGATAGAGGGCATCTTGATGTTGTTAAGGAACTGTTGAAGTATTCAAATAAGGACAGCGTTACGAAGAAGAACCGCTCGGGGTTTGATCCCTTGCATATAGCTGCATGTCGAGGACACCATG CCATCGTCCAGGTACTACTAGATCATGACCCTGGGCTAAGCAAAACAATTGGCCCGTCGAATGCAACCCCACTTATATCTGCAGCCCAAAGAGGGCATATAGCGGTAGTTGATGAGCTGCTGTCAAAGGATTGTACCTTGTTGGAGATTTCTAAATCAAATGGGAAGAATGCATTGCATCTAGCTGCGAGAGGGGGGCATGTGGAGATCGTAAGAGCGTTGCTGAGTAAGGATCCACAATTAGCACGAAGAACTGACAAGAAAGGGCAAACTGCATTGCATATGGCTGTAAAGGGGACGAACTGTGATGTGGTGAAATTGCTTCTTGAGGCAGACTCTGCAATTGTTATGCTTCCCGATAAATTTGGTAACACAGCATTGCATGTAGCCACCAGGAAAAAGCGAGCAGAG ATAGTGAATGAGTTGTTACTCCTTCCAGACAGCAATGTTAATGCACTGAACAGGGAGACCAAAACGGCTCTGGACATTGCTGATGCACTTCCACCTTCTGAAGAATCCTCGGACATAAGGGGTTGCCTTTATCGCTACGGTGCTGTCAAGGCTAATGAACTGAACCAACCAAGGGATGAATTGAGAAAAACAGTGACTCAGATCAAGAACGATGTTCATATCCAGCttgaacaaacaaagaaaaccaataaaaATGTTCACAATATTTCCAAAGAGCTCAGAAAGCTCCACAGGGAAGGAATCAACAATGCCACCAACTCAGTCACTGTGGTGGCTGTTCTATTTGCAACGGTTGCCTTTGCAGCTATCTTTACTGTGCCAGGTGGTGATAAAAACGATGGGACAGCTGTGGTAGTGAAGAGTCCtcctttcaaaattttcttcattttcaatgcCATTGCTCTCTTTACGTCGTTGGCTGTTGTGGTTGTTCAAATTACCTTGGTCAGAGGGGAGACAAAAGCGGAGAAACGGGTGGTGGAGATAATCAATAAGTTGATGTGGCTGGCTTCCGTGTGCACTTCAGTGGCTTTCATGGCCTCCTCTTACATAGTGGTAGGCCAACACAATAAGTGGGCTGCAATTCTGGTAACAGTTGTTGGGGGAATGATAATGGCCGCAGTTCTTGGCACCATGACATATTATGTGGTAAAGTCAAAGCGGATTCGTTCCAcgaggaagaaggagaagcaTGCAAGGAGGAGTGGTTCCAACTCATGGATGCCCTCTGACTATTCCAATTCGGAAATCGATCGAATTTATGCCCTTTGA
- the LOC117617638 gene encoding cilia- and flagella-associated protein 298-B-like — MVRIHVKHGDGSDQKEFLYDCSTTSPIEEIAPEISRISNLQSRIDRLVFELEPHLEPLHGDAKAVSLLRALSEAKSYASKDQVVHNRPLSYHVLRNHVQALERELNSVPQFQKLLADVESSGEDLRQVCWAGKVLDRSKRLCDYIGANEKTKIVIKLQSTESCPV; from the exons ATGGTTCGAATCCACGTGAAGCACGGCGACGGCTCCGACCAAAAGGAGTTCCTCTACGACTGTTCAACCACGTCGCCAATTGAAGAAATTGCCCCCGAAATCTCGCGAATTTCCAATCTTCAATCCAGGATCGACCGCCTGGTTTTCGAGCTCGAACCTCATTTGGAACCCCTCCATGGCGACGCAAAAG CTGTTTCTCTCCTTAGAGCTTTATCTGAAGCCAAATCCTATGCTTCAAAG GACCAGGTTGTTCACAATAGGCCTTTGTCTTATCATGTGCTAAGAAACCATGTACAAGCCTTAGAGAGAGAGCTCAACTCGGTTCCTCAGTTTCAGAAACTGTTAGCAG ACGTTGAATCTAGTGGAGAGGATTTGAGGCAGGTTTGTTGGGCCGGGAAAGTGCTTGATAGAAGTAAGCGGTTATGTGATTATATTGGAGCCAATGAGAAAACAAAG ATTGTTATCAAGCTGCAGTCAACTGAGTCATGTCCTGTATAA
- the LOC117617634 gene encoding probable membrane-associated kinase regulator 4, with protein MAVDHVSCDHADDDYIDMEVSSYSTYLCHSMSSPPHPREFEFQMSSISLEREPPSTSPADELFYKGKLLPLHLPPRLQMVEKLLQNSTSAFDSRKDMFEEFYSTPLMNTAAPTPTTTSTPFESCNISPSESCQVSRELNPEEYILEYATEVSGFIHENPKKSWTRKFKQSLLGSKLKASRAYLKSLFGKSGCSDENSATAAKNADGGMVLKSEDLSKYVKAAKKNPFGQIQKDKCRMSASGTRSFNKDKIIEDGAGIHRRSFSLAIKRHSTKNSTSSSSSSGSSSSSFSNHSNGTQELQFLKRCNSASSEIESSIQGAIAHCKQSQQPLRSRKTVSEVGFYSTSASRIAACEDQERPDLCRG; from the coding sequence ATGGCCGTTGATCACGTATCCTGTGACCATGCAGACGACGACTACATCGACATGGAAGTGAGCTCATACTCTACCTACCTGTGCCACTCCATGAGCTCTCCTCCACACCCCAGAGAGTTTGAGTTTCAAATGTCATCCATTTCCCTAGAGAGAGAGCCTCCCTCAACTTCCCCAGCTGATGAGCTTTTCTACAAAGGAAAGCTCCTTCCCCTCCACCTTCCCCCTCGTTTACAAATGGTTGAAAAACTACTGCAAAACTCCACTTCTGCATTTGATAGCCGAAAAGATATGTTCGAAGAATTCTATAGCACTCCATTGATGAACACTGCTGCCCCAACGCCAACCACAACCAGCACTCCATTTGAATCCTGCAACATCTCACCTTCTGAGTCCTGCCAGGTTAGCAGAGAGCTGAACCCAGAAGAGTATATTTTGGAGTATGCAACTGAAGTGAGTGGCTTTATccatgaaaacccaaaaaagtcTTGGACCAGAAAGTTCAAGCAGTCATTACTGGGATCAAAGCTGAAGGCTTCCCGGGCTTACCTCAAGTCTCTGTTTGGGAAATCTGGTTGCTCAGATGAGAACAGTGCAACAGCTGCTAAGAATGCAGATGGAGGAATGGTTTTAAAGTCTGAGGATTTAAGTAAATATGTGAAGGCGGCCAAGAAAAATCCATTTGGACAAATTCAGAAAGACAAATGCCGGATGTCTGCTTCCGGCACGAGGAGCTTCAACAAAGACAAGATCATTGAAGATGGTGCTGGTATTCACAGAAGATCATTCTCACTGGCCATCAAACGACATTCGACAAAGAACTCAAcgtcctcttcatcatcatctggctcttcttcatcttcattttcaaatcaTTCAAATGGGACTCAGGAGCTGCAGTTTCTGAAGAGATGCAACAGTGCAAGTTCAGAAATTGAGAGTTCAATTCAGGGGGCAATTGCGCATTGCAAGCAGTCTCAGCAACCACTTCGTTCAAGAAAGACCGTAAGCGAAGTTGGGTTTTACTCAACGTCAGCTTCCAGGATAGCAGCTTGTGAGGACCAAGAGAGACCAGACCTTTGCAGGGGCTGA